From the genome of Medicago truncatula cultivar Jemalong A17 chromosome 2, MtrunA17r5.0-ANR, whole genome shotgun sequence:
AcgatattttttcttcaattttgataaTGACTTTGTTTGCTTTCTTCCCAGTTTTACATAACTGAGCAAGCTGGGTGCTTATTCAAGAATAAAGCAGGAACTAGAGTCAAAGAAACAAGAATTCAGCTATGAAGAAGTATTAAGCATTACCAGAAACTTTGAAAAGGTTGTGGGGAAAGGAGCATCTGGAACAGTCTACCATGGCTGGATTGATCATAATACCGAGGTAGCTGTCAAAATGCTATCTTCCTCATCAGCTCAAGGATATCTGCAATTTCAAGCAGAGGTAGTATCATTAATTAACTTGCGAATTTCATCAGGCTTATTCACACATATATAGCTTCAACAATTTTCTTGTGAACTGAAGGAATTATGGTTTTCCTTTCTGATTCACAGGCCAAACTTTTTGCTGTGGTTCATCATAAATACTTGACAGGTCTTATAGGGTTTTGTGATGATGGCACCAACATGGCTCTAATCTATGAGTATATGTCTAATGGAGACTTAGCCAAGCACTTATCAGGTATTGTTTATGATTGTGCCGGCAGATCAATTTTATTTCTCACTAACATGTTACAATTCTAGGAGCACTTATCTTAATCAAGTAATTTGTATCGACTTAGGCTAGACGATAGTATGGATTGAAATCAATTATGCGACTTTTGCTAGATGATAGTATTCATTGAAACTAATGTTTCCTAGTTATGAATTTCTTGGTTAAGTTTTTTTCATGAATGCAGATATAAACGAAAATATATTGAGTTGGAATCAAAGACTTCAAATTGCCGTGGATGCTGCAGAAGGTGAGTATACATGAATCCTTGTGGCCACCAGTTTCATGATTTTCACCAATAGAAATATAGCTCATAGAGCTACATTTTATGCAACAAAACTGAACTAAATTTGAAGATTCAACTGTAGGATTGGAGTATCTGCATCATGGCTGCATTCCACCAATTGTTCACAGAGATGTTAAATCTAAAAACATCTTACTAAATGAAAAACTTCAGGGTAAACTAGCTGATTTCGGGTTGTCAAAGATGTTTCCTAATGAAGATGACACGCATGTCCTCACGGTTGTTGCTGGCACACCAGGATACCTCGACCCTGAGTAAGTTAATACTACTCCGTCCTTAAATATATGTTTCTCCTTTTCACTTTCAGTTTTGGAGTAGTTTTGCTTGAGATAATTACAGGACAACCTGCTGCCATAACCAAAAGTGAAGAGAAAATCCATATTGTTCAATGGGTTGGTTCCATGGTGCTAGAAAGAGATGTATAAAGATATTGTGGATCCAAGATTACAAGGAGAATTTGATATTTACTCTGCAAAGAAAGCTTTGGAAACTGCTATATATGGCTTCCATCAATAGGCCAACAATGAATTGTGTAGTTGTGGAACTGAAATCCCTCATTCTTCTGATTTTAGTTTTACTCATGAGATTTCAACCAACACCGATTAAAACTAGAATGAGACCTAGCTAGGTATGTTATTACTTCTTATTATTgatgatcaataataatatatctttGGTGAGTGCAATGCAATCTCTCTCAACTTAGTTAGTTATACTTATACAGAATATCCTCACAATGGTTTCTGGGTATGCATTAGCAACTACTTAAGGAAGTCTGAACATTAATGGTTGTATTGTAGCCGAGATCATTCTACGGATTTCAAAGATATACTCCGTACCTGTCCTTTTTCTTCAGTGAAGACCGATTCAATTGAGAATCTCAATCATTGATATCTTTTTACACTGGTGTGACAAATTAGtaggggtgggcatggttcggttaaccatcaaaaccgaaccgaactgaaccaaatTGATAAAATGGTTCGGGAAAACTGAACCGAACCGTTTAAAGTTTGGAAGTAATCAAACTGAACCTAAgttatggttcggttaaccatTTGCTTACCTAttaaccgaaccaaaccgaaccaaaataaatattttttatccaatGAATAAAaccacttttattaaaaaaaataacaaattaaaattaaaatctagaatagtttatttcttcaaaacaacttatcttatgcaaaacaacttattaatatctcttttaaaaaaaaacggcttattttatgcaaaacttctctaaaaaaacagcttattttaaaacaacttattttatgcaaaaaaaacttatttttaaaaacagcttatttttgcaaaacaacttattataaaaaacatcttattcaaaaaagtttattttatgaaaaacagtttattacgatctctttttaaaaaacagcttattcaaaacagcttattttatgcaaaacaacttattttgtgaaaacagcttattttaaaaaacaacttattttaaaaactactTAGTTTGGAACAATATTTAGTTGAATCTAGCACAGTGGTGCAATTTAAACTCATAACAAATATTTTGACGGTTTTAA
Proteins encoded in this window:
- the LOC11427151 gene encoding probable LRR receptor-like protein kinase At1g51890, which translates into the protein MQQEEQEQGFSSISNITRWSFHYTSSSNDFFSYILQETPSKLGAYSRIKQELESKKQEFSYEEVLSITRNFEKVVGKGASGTVYHGWIDHNTEVAVKMLSSSSAQGYLQFQAEAKLFAVVHHKYLTGLIGFCDDGTNMALIYEYMSNGDLAKHLSDINENILSWNQRLQIAVDAAEGLEYLHHGCIPPIVHRDVKSKNILLNEKLQGKLADFGLSKMFPNEDDTHVLTVVAGTPGYLDPETTCCHNQK